One segment of Pseudodesulfovibrio sp. 5S69 DNA contains the following:
- a CDS encoding Arm DNA-binding domain-containing protein — protein MEVSSRGGKWWRLKYRFGGKEKRLSLGTYPDVSLSEARDKRRDFRKMLDGGQDPSQARKKRPWNVPRVKPSSPSPWSGTTVSSTPCPSPTGYPCFIALKRTCSPGWGIGRSTN, from the coding sequence CTGGAAGTCTCCTCCCGTGGGGGCAAGTGGTGGCGGCTGAAGTATCGTTTTGGGGGCAAGGAGAAGCGTCTGTCCCTGGGCACCTATCCGGACGTGAGCCTGTCCGAGGCCAGGGACAAGCGGCGGGACTTCCGCAAGATGCTGGACGGTGGCCAAGACCCCTCTCAGGCCAGGAAAAAAAGGCCTTGGAACGTGCCGAGAGTGAAACCTTCCAGTCCATCGCCCTGGAGTGGTACGACCGTTTCAAGCACACCCTGTCCAAGTCCTACAGGATATCCGTGCTTCATCGCCTTGAAAAGGACGTGTTCCCCTGGCTGGGGCATCGGGCGATCAACGAATTGA